The region AAATTCTGCGAAAAGTGGTGACGCCAATAGTCATCAGGAATCGTCAAAATAATGAGCGAAAACGAAGTCGAGGATAGCAAGTGGAGGACAAAAACTGGCAGACAAACTGTATACACTTACAGAAAAGTACAACGCAACAAATATTCTGATTTGGGTGGTGCCGTATTTtgtctaaaaaatgaaagctTAGATTCTTTATTTCAGTATTTCGTTCTCTCTGggccaaaaatttaaaatcccagattttcatttggttaacaaaatttatgtggAAATAATTACAAACCAGGATAACTCCCAAATCTCAAATCATGTTGAATTTCACTTTCCCGCGAGTGTAAATCCAAAAcctacatttttcaaaagagttggaaaatttttgtaaaaagttaATCACCGTGTGAGTGCTTTCGCTTTTATTTCAAGTTGTAGCGGAAAGAAAGcaccaaaacaaacattattcAACCATGCCAAATGCACCAAAAACCGACTCGAAATggaagagaattttatttttcttcaaaattagaTAATCTGATTTCTGCTTTTTCTGTTCATAAAATCTGATACattataaacaaacaaatggtACTGTTACGAGAAGATTATCCATTCTTGTCTcttgaaagaaattaaaaataaatttacttgaCTACATAATTGCGAACTATCTTGCCtttgtttattattaataCCAGCACTTCTTCGTCTTAAGCGTTCACTTATACTTCTGTTatattaaatttcttaaacaGCGACTACTTGAAGATATAAAGAAGTATTTTATATACAACAGGAGTTGAACTCGTGCTCATTAGAGGATTATTCcaattaaatatcaaaatttcgtttcattaaaattacgGTGAAAAGTATCAGGTATCAGGATGATGAATgacgttttaaaattttgtatttgcgTATATGATCTCAATATTCTTAATTGATAAGCAAAATACTGACGATCCAAATAATTTCACGTACAAAATTACACGAGATTTCATGAGATAGGTTTCATAATTAAATCTCTTACCTATCACATAAACTATTAcgaatttcgtaattttccgTGCAAAATTGGATTCGCAATCAAAATTACGATTACGAATGATGACGATTCCGactttgtatggaaaattaagaaataCGTAGTAAATTGGTAGCtccaacaatatttttcattttaattctcCATTTATACAaagagaaaacgaaaatttccgGTAAACAGTGACCATCGGGTACTTTGGTGACCCGCGCTCATGtgaatttagttttctttGTACAGCAAACTGTTGTATAATGTAGCCCAAGGTCTTAGAAGCATTTATCATTTATCACACGCATCCAACCAACCACAAACTCGGCTGCTTCATAAAAGTAAACCAAAATGGTATTTTATGTAAGGAGTAAAGTCGGAAAAttatcattggaaagctgaggtatCGAGAAACTCTGTACATTAAATTTaaggtaaaaaaatgaaaatggtcgGCAACCGGTCGAAATTTCTTTGGAGTACtgacattttagaaattgcccTGTCAATTATTGTCAATAGACCCTTCAGCCCAAGTTTTTATACTTTTCGGAAGTAGACTCCGTATGCCTTCACGTGGATCCCTCAACCACCAGGTTCGTTGATGCGCACAGGCGTCACTGGTCAGAGAAACACTTTTCTTAATACAGTCACTGGAGCTAGTACAACAAACGGTCCGACATATTTGATATCTTGTGTGATCGGCCTTGTCTAGCACTACAAGCCACTAAAATTTGGTAATCAGggtgaaaaaatttccacctTAGAGAACGACTAGAGGCATAACCACCGATTTTTCAAACAGCTCTGCCGCGAGAACGACTAGAGGCATAATATActtcgttgaactcgtaatgAAGCAAGGATTTCGTGGGTACTATACACTTCAAAAGTCCGGATGGCACGGCTAGCCGATTGTTTGAAGGTTTCGGGATTTCACTCTTAAGTTCTTAGAATTCTTTGAAATTCCTCAAATTTCAAGATTTGAAagaattgtttaaaatttttaagaatttgagAATGAAGTTTCGAATAATAAAAGCCCTGATAGTAAAGTTAAAGACGGTTAATAAACGGTTATAAATCAAACACGCAAcacttgaaattgaaattaaaaaattcaagaagGAACCGATTATAATCGTATCGTTTACTTATCGTTTACAAAAGATCAATAATTGTGTTAAGTTGATGTTTCTACTTCAAATCTGTAATGTAATATTCTAAGAAATAGCGAAGCTCACTTGATCTACAAAATATTTCGGCAATTTTATAATCTCATCACATTACTTAATAACATGCAAATAATGCCGATCTGAAGCCATTATTTGTAAAAATCTAAGATGTCTGAAATTTGAGCATGCAGTGGAAAGGATAGATTGTTTCTCACAAAAGTCTACGCATAAtcttttttaatggttttccTTCCATAAATTCTTATCTACCGCTTGTCGGGTTAAAATTCTTtgccaaaataaaaacacataaAGGATGTTTAATATTGTCGTATATTTGATATGTTGCCAACATTTATAGGGTGGTTGGAACTGATTTGATTTTAGTACCAAGAACATATTAGAATATAGTCTCTGGCTCAAGTCAGTTTATCAGTTTTTACTGACAGAAGTTTTGTGTTTGTACGGAGTGGAAAATTTCCCAGTTTTATACTTTTTCAGAATAATTCTTTCTACACTACATCTGAGGCTACATTAAGGCGAAAAGTTGTAAAGGTGAGCCACCCTACTCTACGCTGCATGACACATTTTTACAAATGTTTTCGTGGCGTTCACCATGGGTTTAAACACACCAACGATTAtcagacacaaaaaaaagttgtatactGAATGAACATACTCTGGACAATATTTCTCGCTTGTTATGTATGTTGTTAAAAACAAGATTGGTCAAAACATTTCAGAACGAAACCTTTTCTTTAACACCATAATTTCACTTATGGCTATCCCTTCGTACTTCTCTTCTTCAATGTGATATTAAATTCAATCACATGACAAAttgtatttgtttttattgatttctttTCGATGGCATTAATGCTTTCACAGCAGAATGTAGGGTCCAATTTAGTTTGCAGAATCTACCAAATGCCCTCCAGTGTTATATCCAAGATAACCATATCCGGAATCAAATAAGAACTAACTCTTGTTTGTGAATTTGTTGGTATTTTTCTTCtactgaaattgaaaatgaagttttcCTTCTGGTTCTATATGGCCAAAATCAACAAAGAAGATATTAAGTGGTTGTGTGGCTTTTGGGTTGCAGACCACATTTATTCCTTGAGCATTTATATTACATCTTTAAACATCTCACAGCATCGGCTCTAATACCGATATATTCCAGTTACGGCCGATGTTACAGTtcatttttaggaatttgtATCAATTTAGAATTTGGAGTTAATGGGATGGAGTTAATCCCTTCGAAAATTACTCTAATTTTCACAGGCTGCTGAAGCGGGAAATTTGGAAGATTTTATTCGTTTGTTTCAAAGTAACAACAACCGCCTATCAGTTCAGGATGCTAAGGGTAGAACGGCCGCGCATCAAGCAGCTGCACGAAATCGAGTTAATATTTTGCAATTCGTTAAGGAGCAACACGGAAGTGCGTAAAATAGTTTAAAATGGTGCGACCGCATATTGtaactaaaatgttttctgcTATCAGATTTGGATGCACAAGATCTGGCTGGCAATACTCCTTTGCATTTGGCTGTAGAAAATGACTCCTTAGAAGCCTTGGAATACTTGCTTTCGGTGTAAGAATTTCTCAGATCTTCGTATGATTTTGCCTGATCACTTTCTTCTGTAGTTCCGTCAACACAGGCCTCCTGAATGAAAAGAAACAAGCACCGGTCCACTTGGCAACCGAATTGAACAAAGTGAATGCTCTCAAGGTTATGGGACAGTACCGGAAAATCATCGATATACAAAAAGGTGGTGAACATGGACGAACCGGTAAATTTATGCTAGCAGCGTATTAATAACAACTGTgtttagattttcttttctcacacttttttttccatcTATAGCATTGCATTTAGCTGCGATTTATGATCATGAGGAGTGTGCTCGCATTCTGGTAGGTTTGGTAAAgtcattttttggttttttcatggcacatttttattcgaaaaaaattctttaagatttttagTTGAATAAGATTGGCTAATTTTGATCAATCATCCAATCATCTCAATCATCGTCGTTTTGAACACTTATTGTAAATGAAGAGCTTGCATTAGATGAACCCTTCACTGAAATTATTATGTGCGGCATGATTAACATGCTGATTatgtgttatcgacaacgtcataattgaaattatatttgaaataataatggaagtaatagattttgcatccTATTAAGcgatactttaaacgaaagaagtaaTGGAACTCACGATTGTATCCCACTAAAATTGATGTCATGTGTGGAAGTTCGAGTCTTGTTATCCAATATTATTAGCAAATCTGTTACTACTTTTGATCGAAGTATTTTCGGCAGAATGTAACAACATCTCCTACTTCATTAgatttaacatacattttacaatgaaaagCCTGTAATAGCCAGAGCTCAactcttatttttgtcatcgctgtcgataacagatgacatagtCGACCGTAAGAGGTTACTTGAAAATTCCTTTACATGTTcccatttttccattttattattaaaaatgttcaaattctAAAACAAGTAATGCTATGTTTGTATGAGACTAATATCTAACCAGCTGACGATAGTATTTATCCTTACCCGCACTGTCCAATGGGAAGTCATTCATTAATTGATGATATTTGCGATAGTTCCATTTTGGTGTGACTATGCGAGTAAATTAACATATACGTAATTGCTTGGACATTTCTATTTTACCTTCTCACTTTTCCCTcgtcaaattaaaaatgcacAATCAAGGACAATACTAGATCCCTGAGCAAGCGAATTTGTTAGCAAAATGTGTGCACTCATATACATTcttgcatttaaaaacgagtACAAAAGAGATTCTTCGAAACAGATTACAGAATTTGGAGCTTGTCCACGGAAACCTTGCAACAACGGATATTATCCAATTCATGAAGCCGCAAAAAATGCCAGCTCGAAGACGATGGAAGTTTTCTTTCAGGTACATATGGTCCCTGTGACCACAGGTTGCTGGTTCATCTTCATAAAACAAATCtttatcaacattttcttgtaGTGGGGTGAATCTAGGGGATGTACGCGAGAGGAAATGATTTCATTCTATGATTCTGAAGGTAATGTACCTTTGCATTCGGCTGTCCACGGAGGTGATATCAAGGCAGTAGAACTATGCATAAATTCGGGAGCCAAGATATCAACACAGCAGCATGATTTGTCAACACCCGTTCATCTGGCTTGTGCTCAAGGTGCCCTTGATATAGTCAAGCTTATGTTTAACATGCAACCCATAGAAAAGAAAGTTTGCCTAGCTTGTGTAGACGCACAGAAAATGACACCGTTACACTGTGCATCGATGTTTGACCATCCcgatatttgtgaatatttagTCGCCGAAGGGGCTGACATCAATACTTTGGACAAAGAACGTCGGTCACCATTACTTCTGGCTGCCTCACGTGGCGGCTGGAAAACGGTGCATCTGCTAATTCGGATGGGTGCAAATATTGCCATTAAGGATGTGAATTCTAGAAACGTTCTTCATCTGGTTATCATGAACGGCGGCCGGTTAGATGAATTTGCCTCTGAAGTTTCCAAAGCTCAGTCAAAATCGTTGTTGCTGCAGTTGTTGAACGAAAAAGATCACACAGGATGCTCGCCACTGCACTATGCCAGCCGAGAAGGTCATATAAGATCGttggaaaatttgattcgACTTGGAGCGTGtatcaatttgaaaaacaacaacaatgagAGTCCGCTGCATTTCGCTGCTAGATATGGCAGATTCAACACCGTACGGCAATTGTTGGACTCGGAGAAGGGAACGTTTATTATAAACGAGAGCGATGGCGAAGGACTTACCCCACTGCACATATCTTCTCAACAAGGACATGCTAGGGTCAGTCATTTTTCTCTTACATATTTAGAATTGACTGCCACGACGGCACTTGTctgttgaattaaaaaaaacctcttcAGACAAGAAAGACTGCCTTCCGCTAACGTTCCCGAATTTCAGGTGGTACAGCTACTTCTAAATAGAGGAGCGTTGCTGCACAGAGATCACAACGGACGGAATCCCCTGCATTTAGCTGCAATGTCTGGATACACTCAAACCATAGAACTTCTGCATTCTGTTCACTCTCATTTACTAGATCAAGTTGACAAAGACGGggtaaaaagaaaacgaattaATAAACCGAGTTTGACGAACTAGTTTGATTTCATGATGAATCATCGCACATTTTCAGAACACTCCACTCCATCTCGCTACAATGGAAAACCGACCAAGTGCTATTTCCTTACTGCTCTCAATGAGCTGTAAACTCACTTACAACTACACCGATATGAGTGCTATCGATTATGCCATTCATTACAAGTATCAGGAAGCCGCTCTGGCAATGGTAACGCATGACACGCGAGCGGATGAAGTGATGGCTTTACGCTCTGATAAACATCCATGCGTTACATTGGCTCTGATCTCATCAATGCCTAGAGTTTTCGAAGCTGTGCAGGACAAGTGTATCACAAAAGCGAATTGTAAGAAGGACTCTAAGAGCTTTTACGTAAGTATTACGGTCAATGTTTCCGAATTCGTCGTAGACCGTCACCTGTAGTTTACAGTGCgaattgattcaattttttctttcacaaaacCGTCGTGTCGGATCTTAGATAAATTATTCGTTCTCCTGTTTACAATGTCCAACTATGTATGCAGATGTTGACGAAAAAACTGGGGAGACATTACAGATAACAAAACCGATACCCCTACCCGCGTTAAACGTAAGAAGATTCTCTCTTCATTCGGTtgatattcaattttgtttgtattttaatgGTGTGGAACGTTTGTTTTTGAATCTATTTGCTCCTCAAAATTATGCATCCGGAATTGGAAATTATGTTGCTTCTTAACCATTTGGAAACAGCTGGTCATTGGTTATGGATAACGACGATAAAATGAACGATAACTTCAGGCTTATCCCTTTACAATGAAACGTATTTAGGAACTTGGTGATCAAACACTAGGCTTCAAAAGAAACGTCCGATTTAGTCTGGATGGTTAAGACGATACGCGTACCGTTTATGAAAGGATAATTTATGATTTCAGAAAGTTTGAATAGTTGGTGGTTTAAGAAGTCTGAAGTACATGAGAATTGGTTTTTATTAAAGATGTATTTTAGGAGAAGTAGTGGACAATACCACAAGAAATATATATGTGTTGTGTAAGACAACCTTTCCATGAATGGAGCCCTTTCCTAATACTTTACACACTGAACCACCGATAAATCTAGTGATTATTGTTATTTAGCTATGGACTCTGGATGGTTTGCCTCCTTCACAATTTCTTTACTGTTCTAAAGAGTTTACATATTTTAGGCCAATTGATAGGCCTAGCCGCTAGATCAAATTTGGTGTAAAGATTACTGGGAATCAGCTACTTTCGATACAAATAACGAAGTGAGATTGTTATTCGAGTTTGATGCCATATTTCCAATACCAACCGAAGGTCGAATTTAGCAAGACAACGTTTCGTTACATTCGAATTCATATATATTGGCGCCtatctgaaatattttcttctaaGTCTAAATGCCCTATGCGCCCTTTGGTAGCCAGTCCAGGGCTAGACTAGTAGATGTTTAAGTTTGCGTTGCAAAGCAACTTCGAGTAAATTCTAGTGATATGGAGTTCGTTTATGAACCATGAGAAAACCCCTTGTTAGTGTACTTGAAGCATCGGCTTCTGTAGAAAATTTCTACTAGAAATCGCTTGTGAGACAAAATGTATTTACGACTTTCGATAATGTTATAGTCGAAAATTGACAATGGATCAAGACTAGATACTCACAGTTGCCCCAGAACTCATTTCTTAAAGTTACAATTACATGTCAGAGAATATTGGATACTTATTCCTTTCCTACTTTTCATTTGCTTCAAATTTCAAAGTTCAATATCTCTGTTAAGTTATCTTCATTGCAACGGTTTTATACTGTCCCATATCAACTAATACCTGATCATCCGCAGTGTATTCgtgcatttttcttttgtttgttgatgtAACtatgatttttgattttttagatgaaatattcttttcgAGCTTATCAAAAATCACCACAAGACATTCGTTTGGtccagaaaaaaatgaacgacCCAAATTGGAGACCAAAACCATTGCATGTTGTGAATGTGAGTTTGAATATTAGAATATAGCCATCAGTCATGTAGGAGCATTATTCTATCTTTTCTGTCGTCGCAGATAATAGTACGTTTCTCTTGACGACATCTCTTTCTCTGTTGCTTCTTGCACAATTTTAATCCTATATTTGTCTTCAATGCACGattattgttgggaatttTATGTCGTTGATGTTAGACTTAAGTAAATCTGACGAgattttttcatgaattttattttttattatttaggCCATGGTAAGCCATGGAAGAGTCGAACTTCTAGCCCATCCATTAAGTCAGAAATATTTGCAAATGAAGTGGAATAGctacggaaaatattttcatgtgaccaatttgttcatttatagcgtgtttttaatgtttgtgACATTGTACTCATCACAATTAATGAGCAATGTCATTGACGAGAATCCGAAATTAGGAAATGGGACAGAGGTACTAAAGACACATCAATTTCAAATGACCAAATGATTACAAACAGAGTTCGTTGCAGCTGCCTGATCTGATCCATGAAGAAGCAATAACACCAGCCCCTTTACACTCTCGCCATCAGACCCAGTACATTGGCTCCGCCAGTAAATCAACGCCACCGACATTCAATCAGATCGAAGTAACAAATATTATGATTGTATCTGCTATTGCCATATCCATTTATGCCGTTTTGAGCTCCGTGCGAGAGGTCGTTCACATTTACCAGCAGAAGTTGAACTATCTATTGGATCCCAGCCATTGCATATCTTGGCTGCTGTACATTTCATCTTTGATAATGGTGATGCCAGTGTTTTGTAAGGGTAGCGTAAGCGACGCCAGCTTCTCAGCAGCATCGGTAACAGTCTTTTTGTCGTGGTTCAATTTACTGTTATTCTTGCAACGGTTCGACCAGGTTTATATTATGACTGTGGATGACCAAGAACACCGATAGACTTTAACCGATTAATTCACAGGTTGGCATCTACGTGGTAATGTTTTTGGAGATTTTGCAAACCCTGATGAAGGTGTTGATGgtgttttcgattttaatcATTGCCTTTGGCTTAGCGTTCTTTATATTGATGTCAAAGGTAAGGAATGTAAGAGTGAATCTTGTTCTATACACTAACCGTGAATGAAGTATACATACATCCATTCGatatgataaaatatttgcttcATTTCCCCCAACAGACATCTAGCAATCAGTCAGCGAaccatttatcattttcttcGATTCCAATGTCGCTTCTTCGTACATTCTCCATGATGTTGGGAGAAATGGACTTTGTCGGAACTTACGTTCAACCGTTTTACACGAACGAGCTCACGTTTCCCATACCCACTTTTCTTTTGCTTTGTAAGAGCCTTGCAATTCAAACTGGAGTAgaactgaaatttttaatctctCTTCGGCAGGTCTCTTCATGATTCTTATGCCGATTCTGTTGATGAATCTGCTTATTGGTTTGGCCGTTGGAGATATTGAGTCAGTGCGTCGGAACGCCCAGCTGAAACGATTGGCTATGCAGGTAAGAGGGGACTTAGTGGATAGTGTTTTTTTAGAAAGTTTCTTTAGGAACTATAGAAACCATAGAAACAACAGTAAACGACGAACTCAAGCAACTCTATTAGTGTGGTTTGCTCAATCTGATAAAAGTACTTGAagggaagtaacagattctaAGAAAGTACTGTAATTCGAGGTTCCAAGCTCTTTCCGCGGATTATGTATGAGGAACCGCtgcgaagaaaatatttctaaaaaaagcTCCAATTGCACAAATGATAACTTTAATTCGGTAAAGTTAGTTTTCTAAGACAAAACAGTTGAGACAAAACGTTTggacaaaaaatggaaaacataaaacaaaaaatttcatttcacttccGTCATAGTATAGTAAAGTAATGCCAGGCAAAATCCCACCCTCGTGGAAACGTTATCCAGCTGTCTTGACCATAATGGCAAGCGTTTGTACTTGTTTAACAGTCCGATGCAAGTGGAAATATAATCTTCCAGCATAACTCTGTTGCAACCTAGAAGATGCGTCTCGCTGATTCGCTTATAGATGGGATCCTCTTCGATGGACCTCATCTCGACCATCTTACCTTCGCATTTCAGACACTTACAtctaaaaccaaattttctttcaatttcttctttACGGTTCAAGCGTTGGGCTGCCATAGATGTCTCAGTCTTATAGGCACTGTAGATTTGGTCGCCCCTTTTAATCGGTCGGATCGTAATTAAAGCTGTGCGACTGTCGAAATACACCTCTTGAATGTTCGGTGCGCAGGAGTGACTTAATAATGATGTGAACAGACTTAATTGACCTTGCCATGAATTGAATAGCATGATGACTGCATGATGTCCAACCAAGTGCATTAGAAATCTACGCTTCACCTCTGTATTGAATTTCATTCTAATTACGCTGATGCACATAATTGTATGGAAGTAGTTGTATGTGGACGGTATAAAGTCTTTCATCATTGGTGGCCTCCAAAGTTTCAGGAACATTCGATATTTCGATTCCTCATCGAGAACACTTGCCGGTATTTCCATTTTATCGGCCTTCACAGCGTCTTCAACGAATTTCCTTAATGCAAAGATGGTCGGGAAAAGGTTGATAGCGTGTAGAACTGATTGAATGATATATTTGCTGTTGGTGTTGTCGTACCTGTAGTAAATAGCACCACAGtcgattttatgaatttcattttcgtttttgcatTGCATGTTGCAAAACATGACCACCGTACATGACGAACACGGTATTGGATTCGTGGCATTTCGGTTACAAGTGTTGCATTTCATTGGAAAGTGTTTTTTGGAGATGTAATTGGTGGCTTTCGTGTACGGAATAAAATCGTCTTCAATCATAATCATTTTGCCAGCTGGAATGTTACACTTTGCAATTACGTGACGACCAAATTCCGCATTCTTTTGAATCTCCAACACATTCGctataaatggaaaattgtcgtGTGGTTTATAGCTTAGCTGGACTTCGTGCAATTTAGTAGGCTCTTCCGTCGACATTATTTTAAggcattcaatttttctgttctcTAGTGCCCTTTTTACTAGCCTGGGACAAATGGGCTCATTCAGAGCTAAATCTACATCGACAATACAATTGCCATACTTTTTCATTCTGAGAAAACACGAAGAACGATTCCCATATGCCATTCCAAGGCATTTCGTTCCTGTTTCAGCTAGACATAGACTTTCGTTGTAGTATTTTATTGCCAATTCGTAGTTCATGTTGTAACAGTGTGTGTTCCCCTCTTGGCGGTGACGGTCGGCGGTTTCATTATTCTTTTCTTCGAAGACAACTTTCGACAGTCCTACTATATTGAATTTCTTCACTTCTGGATAGTTTTTCTCGACGTTTTCCAGCAAATCGCAGTACAATGCATTTTTATTTGCGCTTTCTTTTCGCCATAGATCTTTATAATCCATAATTGTTATGGAAGGCGagattcgattttattgaatcTGAAATGATAAGCAAGGGAAATTTCAGTTGTGGAATGTTCTTTCCGGCCAATTGACAAATTTcttacataaaaaatgaatcaCACAGCCGACGAAAAATGGCGCTCTCTCGATGTTATTCTATTTTGTTGGGTTGATACACAAACATCAATGGATTCAGgggaaaattacaaaaaaacttGTACAATGTGGCGAGGGGTTTACCAAGTGGATGTAGATCTAACAAAGTTTTTCGCTGAAATATATTGCCGTCATAGCCTTATAAATTTTAGTCCACTCCTCTGAACACTGCCGAAGCCACTGAACATTATCACACCACGACACCACACTCTACTTTTGTCAGttgatttctcaaaaaaaCGATGCATCGAAATGAGAGCAAGAGTAGAATGTCGATCACATAACAGTCGTTTACATTTACATAGCTCAGCGGAAAAAgatgattttttgaaaaataaggGTTAAAGGTTGTTCAACTGCATTAGTGTAATGGgtaaaagtttatgaaattatgtttctatattttcttgaatttttctcgatttttcttaatttttcaaaatctttcgtaaaatttaggagaatgtggaaaattatttctcaagAATAGTTCGTGTTTAGATATCAGTATGCCATTTTATATAACCTAATAGGCATGGGAGAATCTATTAGTCGAGGCAATAAAACGAAGGCTCTTTAACACCGTATAGCAATGGTGATCTTAAACGATGAAACTAGTTAATCTGCAAAAAGTAACCCAGGTCAACCGTATAATTAAAGGCCAATCCAATTCATATTACGAATTCCACATGCGAAATCGGAGTCACCACACCACCACACATCCACCTACGTACTCCTCAATGAGGAGTCCTCATATGGTGATAATTGATGATAAAATAGAAGATATAGAAAAGAGACGTAGATTAGAGTCTAATCATTAGACGTCGATAGTGAGCCTGTAAAAAGTTATTAATTATAGgcttacagtcaaaggcagtcaattttcatcataaatttgcttcagctgtttttcagctgatcctcacatacaatcaaaactggttttccttgttcatacggttgaagctgctacacgcacgcgcatgatagtggtaaaaccgtataaagacgtataaacggttgtgattgtttgtatggatcagctgaaaaacagctgaagttaatttatgctgaaaattgactgcctttgactgtaccAAATTGATTAGGTTTTTTTGTCTACATAAATAGTTAATTACTTTCTTACAGCTGACAGTATCATCATAAACGATGAAACAAGGCATACTTTTTCAGTAATGTTAAAtaatagaagtaatagattcgaaaaCTATTTTGGGGAACTTATTGCACCCATCACTTAGTGCTTcctataaaaatgtaaaaacctaattattttccatttttacgATCTTTACCCACAGGTGGTGTTGCACACTGAGCTCGAACAAAAATTGCCCCAAATGTGGCTGGAACGGGTCGATAAAATGGAATTAATCGAATACCCAAACACTCTGAAATGTAAACT is a window of Bradysia coprophila strain Holo2 unplaced genomic scaffold, BU_Bcop_v1 contig_350, whole genome shotgun sequence DNA encoding:
- the LOC119080833 gene encoding transient receptor potential cation channel subfamily A member 1 isoform X3, translated to MKCSVTPEPTLITVGSDLPDMVKPTTAQRNKTWTMPKFKLPRAATAFITTVDRDKTNQSIDNGELQAILSQQQMNNVGICLLRDSPFRILRAAEAGNLEDFIRLFQSNNNRLSVQDAKGRTAAHQAAARNRVNILQFVKEQHGNLDAQDLAGNTPLHLAVENDSLEALEYLLSVSVNTGLLNEKKQAPVHLATELNKVNALKVMGQYRKIIDIQKGGEHGRTALHLAAIYDHEECARILITEFGACPRKPCNNGYYPIHEAAKNASSKTMEVFFQWGESRGCTREEMISFYDSEGNVPLHSAVHGGDIKAVELCINSGAKISTQQHDLSTPVHLACAQGALDIVKLMFNMQPIEKKVCLACVDAQKMTPLHCASMFDHPDICEYLVAEGADINTLDKERRSPLLLAASRGGWKTVHLLIRMGANIAIKDVNSRNVLHLVIMNGGRLDEFASEVSKAQSKSLLLQLLNEKDHTGCSPLHYASREGHIRSLENLIRLGACINLKNNNNESPLHFAARYGRFNTVRQLLDSEKGTFIINESDGEGLTPLHISSQQGHARVVQLLLNRGALLHRDHNGRNPLHLAAMSGYTQTIELLHSVHSHLLDQVDKDGNTPLHLATMENRPSAISLLLSMSCKLTYNYTDMSAIDYAIHYKYQEAALAMVTHDTRADEVMALRSDKHPCVTLALISSMPRVFEAVQDKCITKANCKKDSKSFYAMVSHGRVELLAHPLSQKYLQMKWNSYGKYFHVTNLFIYSVFLMFVTLYSSQLMSNVIDENPKLGNGTELPDLIHEEAITPAPLHSRHQTQYIGSASKSTPPTFNQIEVTNIMIVSAIAISIYAVLSSVREVVHIYQQKLNYLLDPSHCISWLLYISSLIMVMPVFCKGSVSDASFSAASVTVFLSWFNLLLFLQRFDQVGIYVVMFLEILQTLMKVLMVFSILIIAFGLAFFILMSKTSSNQSANHLSFSSIPMSLLRTFSMMLGEMDFVGTYVQPFYTNELTFPIPTFLLLCLFMILMPILLMNLLIGLAVGDIESVRRNAQLKRLAMQVVLHTELEQKLPQMWLERVDKMELIEYPNTLKCKLGFFDFILRKWFCNPFTDDATVDMMMESNEDYLTEEMEKQKKKLRDIGNVLDSQHQLLRLIIQKMEIKTEADDVDEGVSPNEFKPSVACIPQNTRWNSPMIRKKLKHAMSFTKN